Part of the Harpia harpyja isolate bHarHar1 chromosome 16, bHarHar1 primary haplotype, whole genome shotgun sequence genome, GCCTTCATCCCGTTCCTGCCTACCTCCCATCCTTGCCTGCATCCcattcctgcctgcagcccattcctgcctgcagccccggTGTGGGTCAGCATCTCTGCCTGcgtccctgcctgctggctggtGCAGGTTGGCATCCCTGGCTGGTGGTggcggcagcagctgctggcagtggCTGTTCAGTCTGATGCTTGGGGTCAGTCTCATGGAGCTTTTTCTCCTCCTAGAGGTATTGGTGAGAACTTCCAGAAATGGCCCAAAACATGCATCCTGGTCAGCATAGGTCCCAGCCCCACCATTGTCCTGCCATTGCTGAGCTGCTGCCCAGAGGTGGCATGGATATGTAAATGTATCGACAACCCTGAGCAACAGCGGGAAGGTGGGAGAGAGGCAAAAACGTTCAGGCTGTCCCACCGCAGCATGGGAACAGCAGCAGAATCCCagataaaagcaaagcaatgcaACCCACACTCATGCTACCCTGCAGTTTGGCCGTTCCACTGCCATTACTCCCTTCTACCGTCCCCCAGAGCGCTTGCTGAAGATGATGCTGGAAGATTTACGGGAATTTCTGCAGGAGAAAATTGCCGCTTCCCTGCAGTACGAGGACGATGCCGTCATTGAGCAACTGCAGATGTCGATGACCGAACTGCGCAAGATGAAATTTGACCTCCCCCCACCAGGTGGGTAAAGGGGAAGGCAGGCGGCCCAGTGGGAACGGCCAGTGGTACCTGTGTGCACTGGGGACCAGAGCATCCCTCTGGCATGGGTGGGAGCCACGGCAGCCCAGAAGGTCTGGCACCCACTGGCTGCAGCATCTGCCTGCCCCGCAGTTGGGGCATGCCAGATGCAAAAATGAACTGATgcacattttgggttttgttttctctgcttccaATGCAGCAAAGCCTGAGGAATTCCCACGAAAGCCCCTGGGCCTGGAGCTCTCCCTCAACCTGGTAGCCATGAAGGGCAATGTGGCAGCCAATGGCCAGAATGGCCAGGTGGGCGAGCACCCCCCGGATAGGGAGCCCCATCCCCACAGAGGTCCTGGGGTGCCAGGAGGAATGATGGTGGCAGAGGCGAGGACTCCCACCCTCCAGCGCAGTGAAGCAGCTGAAGCGACAGACGTCCACCTGCATCCTCCTGGCGGGGGGCCACCGGGAGAGGAGAGTCAGGTGGAGCCCACTGGGAACGGGCAGCCGCCGTCTCTTCTGAAGGCAAGCGAGACCCAGGCCCGTCATcacctcctgcccacagccctgcctccGGAGCAGCCTCTTCTCGCCCCCAGCCGTACCACGGTGGACCACGAGTCggtctccctccccaccctggccAACCATGGATCCTTGGACTCCTCTCTCCAAAACATGCTGAGTCCTCCCGACTCAAGCACCATGGAGCTTTCTGCTACAGACCACTCAGTATGGCAGTCAaatcctgctgctgtgctggcaggagaACAAGCATCTTGCCTCTGCAAAGAGAAAGCACTCGAAGCACCCCCTTATCCTCAGGCGGGTGGCTGGCAGCAGCTCTCCGGCACATCGCAGCACAACGGCTCCCCAGAGAGCAAGTGCAGGGAGGAGACGGCCGAGAAGCGCTGCAGAGCAGCGCTGCCAGACCAAACAGACTTGAAGCGTTTGGCATCCAAAGCTGCATCCACAGGGGAGCTCACCAGCCTGCAGCAGAACGGCCCAGGGAACGCCACCAGCACCGTGCACTGGCCGGAGGGCTTGGGCATCCTGCCCACGCACGGGCTGGCGGGTGGCAGCGTGCCCATCTTATCCGGCAGCGAGTcagaggcagcggggctgggcaaGGGCTGCCCCTTCCAGCGGGTGCCATCCCCCACGGCGGAGCGGAACAGTCCCTACACTGTTATCAAAACCACCACTCCCCTCCACCTGGCCCATGCAACAGAGCAGGACTTCTCGAACAGAAAGCAGGTGGCATTGCCTCTCCCGGAGACTGGACGACCCCTGCCTGCCACCTCCATGCCACCGCCTCTTGCGCTGGACCCAGAGGAGGTAGATGCCCAAAAAAGCCTCCAGAAACCATTAAACACACTGAAAGCCCCACGACCCCCCCTGAGCCCCAAACCAAAATTACTGCCGCAGGTTGCCAAATCCCACTCGGAGAACAGTTTCCTTTCAGGCTCTCCTGCCCTGGCAAAACTGCCCAAATCGGTGACGTTTTAGTGGGGACAGGGAGGTGAGGGAGAGGAAGCAGGTGCTGGAGCAGCACCCTTGCCCCGTTTTTGggaccccacccccccccttcagCAGGGCTGTGTGGGGGTGACAGCACAGAATCCATCACCTGTGGAGCTGTGCTTTGGTACGAGTGCATGGTGAGGCGATGGAGCAGTGGCCGCCGGCGCCAGGAGACACCAGCAAATTGGGTTTGCATCTTTCCTATGGACAAATTGGAAAatgctttcacttttttgttCCTCGAAGCTCCCTGAGCCTCGTCGTGTGTCGGggtggggagcagaggcagggctggTGAATGTGTTGTGTGTTTTCTTCTGCGCCTGCCTGCCATAGTACTGGCTGTGGAAGCGGGCGTGAGGCATAGGagtctgaaatgctttctttagAATGCCCGATCAGCGCAGCCAACAGCATTGCTTTCAAAGGCCTTTGTAGCAATagatctttatttcttttcccaggcTCATGGTTGTAGGCAGCAGCATTTTCAGGCAGGGCCATGGCATCCTGGCAGGGCGCAGGCAGCCTCCTGCCTACTCTATGCAATTCCACAGCGCGGTGCCTGGCTCCTGCCGCGGTGGTGGATGGCATCCCGGGGGGAGGTTTAACGGCTGGTGAGtccctggctggggtggggggggttctCCTTGGTGTGACCCTGGTGAAGGACAGCCAGTGGGGTGGTTCTTTCCTAGGTGCTCAAGGTGATAAGGACAGTGATGAAGGTTGAGCCCTGTCTCTTGGGCTGAGTGGCCTTTCCCTCACAGGCCCAGGGCGGCGAGCAGGCTTGCTGCCTTTCCATTGAACAGGAAAAGGGGCTGCTGCCTTGGGAAACCTCCTGCCTTCGCTAGCAAGCTGCTGGAGGTGCGATGGTGTCTAATCATGGTGCCCAAGCTGAAGCCCACTTTTACTTTGAGGAAGTTATGTGTCAGGGTGGAACCAGCATAGGAGTTGAGGAAGGGGAGCACATTGCCTAGAACCTGATCCCAGCCCTTCTGGTTTAGCCCACCCAGAAATCAACCACCAAGGAAGGAAACCTGGGCACAGAGGTTTGGAAGATGATGCTGCAGAGCATCACTGTCAGCACAGCCCACTGCTGAAGAGATAACGCAGTGGGTGCCCACATGCCCTTCATGTACTGGTGGCCtgtccatctcctccccatcccagggTGTTGCTGCTGCACAATCCAGACTGTTGGCTGGAGGTGAGCAGGGACCCAGGGACAGCTCACCCCACTGAAAGAGCTGGTCCAAACGCCTGTTTCCCGTATCTACTTCACCCCTAATAGGTGAAGGGACTTCATTGGGAAGGAAGATCAATGGATGCAGCAGGAGCTAACCTAGGCCAGATGTGCTGTATTAGACTCTGCTCTCCAGAAGGGGTGGCTGCAGATGCCACTTTAGATGGGACTGCAGGTGGGATTCCCATCCCTTCAATGGAGACCCTGGGCAAAAGCTCTTCTAAGGAGACTTTGAAAACTGTTTATCTCACAGGCTGCTTCAGTAACATAACCTGATCTGAAGCCTACCTGGAAGCCCAGTAGAAACTTCCACTAAATTACTTTGTGGGGTTTATcagttgttggttttgggttttttgtttttttctgttcacgtGGTGGTTTGTGTTAGCAGCAGGGAGAGCATCGAAGGGAGCACCCCATCTTTCTTTGGATGTAGCCAGCCAGACCACAGCACCCTCAGCTTCTGTTGCAACCCCTCCTCTGTCGGAGACCCCATCTTCTGTCAAGTCTCCAATCTTGCCcatcctctctccctctgcaaaGCAGGGATAACCCTATTAGCTACCTCGCCAGGGGTGTTGTGAGGAGTCAAGAGTTGCTCTTTGAGAACTGCTGTATGAATGTTCAGTATTGGTGTTTTGAGACGCCATGGGTCCTTTCTAGGACAACGGCGCTTGAATTGGTTTTAATTTAGAGTACATTTTCCAATAACTATACAGTAATTAAACTTATTTGTGTGTTAAAATACCTGGGCAGTATTTCAGGACAGGTATCGATTGCCTTTTGCTAGCAGGCCACTGGCCTCTGGAGCTCACCAAGAAGCATCTGAGGGCTGGTGGTCACCTCTTGGCTTGGTTTCTGTAGCTTGGGGGGGTCTGTCCTCTCCTTGAAGCACACATAGGACTCCTGCTAATGTGTCTGAGCATTTGGCTCACAGGTGCAAGAGCCGACacctttttcccctcattttggGCACACAGCCTCTGCACATCATGTTGCACGTGCGCCCGGGCTCCTCACCCAGCGTGTCAGGGATGTTCTGCAGTATTCACATTTAAAAAGGTGGTTTGCTCCAATCTTGGGAGAGCTGTCAAATGCACAGTACCCGGTGCATGGTGTTCAAGAAGAATTTGGGGGTGTTCCTCCCCTCCAAGCCCTAACGGGACTGAGCAGCAAAGTCCTTGGTCACCTCCAAGCCTGGTGGCTTCCCCCAGGCGGTTTCAGTGACCTTTGGACCAGGTAGACACAGGCTCCCCATTCCCTCCAGTGTGCTTCTCACTGGGAAGGTCCCCGAGCTCCTCCCTGTGCCACCTAAGAGGCTCTTTTGCAACCTGCAGCCCCTGAAAGCTGGCAGGTTTGGGAAGTGCCTGGGGACAAAGTAGCCTGAGCTGACTGGGAGCAAGCAATGTGCATTGCTTTCCTTGGAGCGATGCTTTCACTTCAGCACATCAACACATCTACTAGGAGATGACTGATGCTCTCGCCTTGTCTGCCTCTTGCTGCAGATGAAGGTGCAGCCATGGTGGTCTGTGGCAGCCCAGGGTGGGCAGGACATGGCCCAGCCTCAGCTCTTTTGCTGGGgataggaagggaagaagggcGAGGGTGGCAGCTCAGCAGGACAAATAACTGCCACTTgcacccctgccccagcctcctaCAATGGCCTCAGCCCCTTAGCAAAAGCCACTCTTACCGCAAGTGAACTCAGGAAGGCAGCCCCCTCCgccaccccatccctgccctcGCAGCCCTGGGACAACTCTTGCCTTGCTGCCCTCCATGTAGTTTTAAAGACCAACATTgcaggtttggggtgggttttttttttttgggggggggggggggtgcaattGAGCATTTGAGTGGCTGcggtgctggcaggcagcaggagccACGGGAACTGGGCTGGGGACCAGCTCCAGTGTGGGAGGGCGGTTGAGGTTGGGGGTCTCTCGGCCATGCACTTTGAGAGCCCGGCTACcattggcttttctttttaattgctattCTTGTTTACAGCGTGGAACGCTTCCCCTGTGACTCTTTCTAATGTATTATAATTATtactttataaaaacatttttatgtctgtgctttttttttcttctggtttttttgtaaGGAAGGTTGGGGGGGAGAAGTCAATCATTCCTTTTTATGCTGAGTCAAAGACACTCCAGAGTTTTTGATGCTGTGTTTTACATAGTTGTAATGATAATGGTTAAAGACGTTTAGCATAAAATCAGACTCCACAAGGTTTCTTACAGTGACAGATGCTGCAGCAAGACTGGTTGCCTTCTCCTGCTGGCCTTTAGCTTGGTTCACCAAGTGTGCTTCAGCTGCACCTTCCTCTCCATCTCTgcctttctccctgcttttctaCCATGGTTAAATCCAGGGATCCTCAGTGGAAAGAAAACTGCTCCTTTCTACGCACTGCCGTCCTCTCCCGGCTCACTGAGCCAAGGATAGcatcctgcccccagcccctgcacatCCCTTCCAACACGTGGCTGGTGGCCAACAGCCCcgctgcagctttcttttttGGCCAAGATTTTGGGTTTGGAGTTTGTTTTCCTTGCCTGTGGGCAGCACTGGGAGGGTTGGACGGGATGGGGAGTGGGTGGACACAGCTCCTTGCACGGCTGATGGGTGCAACTCACTGTGATGCTGCGTGAGTCAGGACTGAGTCATGCTTACACCAGCGTAAGGTGGTGCCGCTCACAGCCGAAAAATGGATTTTAATGTGTGTGAGCAGCACCTCTGGCACACCCAAAATTTTGCAGCCCGTGCTTCCTGTGCTTAGATGACCATGGTACCATTGGCTTTGGGGTGTTAAATTTGGGCAGGATTCTGGTTTCCCCCAAGAGAAAGCTGCCATTTGGTGCTTAAGCAACATGGTTACAGTAAATGCAGGGTCGTCTGTCTCTACCAGAGCAGCACGGAGGGCACAAAGACTGACAGCAAAATGGAGGGGCCAGGATTAGCTGAATGCCACCTGAGGATTTAAGAAGGGCAGTGCAGGAAATGTGGCAtccctgtagaaaaaaaaagccagcaccAGTAAGCACCACAGTGGAGCAGCAGTGCAGTGAGGATGCAGCTCTCGGCACGTCTCCCGTGTCATTTCATGCTGGATGCTACTCCAGGGATGCTCCACCACGAGCACAAGTGGGACATCCATGGGCTGGAATGAAGCAAACCTCATCCCTCCCATGTTTCCAGGTGCCTGCAAGCAGCCCAGTTGCACAAGCTGCTTTGTGTCACCTCCTAGCCAACAACCCCAGTGAACCTGTTGGCTTTCAGGTGGCACGGAGGAAGCAGACACTTGGGACCGGGTTTGAATGGCTGTGACAGTTCCTTACGTGACAGGCACCACAGGGTTTAGGATATGGCATTTATCCAACTGCTGGGACAGCTTCAGCTCTGTGCTGCCGAGGAGGGAGCAGAAGTGTCCAGAAGGGCAGGGATTCCCCCAGGGAAAGTGAGTCGTGCTAGGTTTGCAGGATGCGGCAGGCAGAGTCCTGTTCCTCTCTGAAACAGCCTCGGTTCACTTGGTCATTGAAAGTAATGGAGTAAGACATTGCTTATTGGCATCCTTGGTCCCCGCACCCCATGCATGTGCCTGGTCGCATCCCCTGACAGCATCCTTCTGGCTAATGCAGGAGCCACAACAGTACCCAGCCTTGAATGGGTGCTGAGCCGGGGCCCCAGCTAGGTTTTTGGGGCTCGGCTCACAGAGGATGTGCCAAGCACCCACTGCAGAGAGTCCTCCCCAGGGGAAGTCCACCCCTGGGACCTGCCCACCAGGTAAGCCTAGGACCTCCATCCCTTACCAGAGAAGGGAAAGACCTCAGGGTGGGTCTCGGGGTGGACACAAGCCATGCCTGGTCTCCAGCCTAGGCTAAATGCCTGGCCTTCAGCTggtgccaggagcagcagctcacCAGCACGCTCTCCTGCTGCGGGAAGGTCCCAGCACGGGAGGTGCTGGTGTCCCCAAGGGGACGGGAGTGCAAACAGCCCCTGCACCAGTCGAGCAGCACCCTCTACCCCCTCCTATGCCCTCCAGAGCCTGGGTGGTGCTCCCAGGGGACCAAGAGCAGGACAGCTGTGTAGTCCCAAGCCCAAGCTTACCAATACCCATTTGCTGTACAGCACCGAGACCAGTGGTGAATGAACACTGTAGATGGCATCAAGGCTGCTGCTTAAATCCTAATGGCCTTGTCAGCCAGGGACCagtcctcctgctgcctctccctcCACACTTGGCATTTGCCAGTATTCCCATTAAATCCCCCCTTCCCCTGGCGGAGCCACTGCTCTCGTCATGGTGTTCAGACAACAACTCTTAACACCAGCTCTCCAGCTCCCAGGGCTGGTCCCTGCCCAGAAACCACTCCAATGCAGACCCGCCAGCTGCGCTGAGCTCTGGTGCCCTGGCTCCCGTCCTTCCTGGCTCATGAACAGCCAAACCAGCAGCACCAGGACCTGGGACAGGCGGGCAGCCACGTCTCGCCCTGTCGCTCGCCAGCTCTCTGTCGAGCCACGGCTGCGCTCCTCATCCTGCCTGCCCACCACCTACGACCGCTAAGAGCTCAGCAACCCTGCTGCCTGCCTCCGCAATACGTCAGCGAGTCAGCACTGAATAATTGATGCTAAGTGGAGCCTGGAGCAGAGCCAAGCTGAGGGAGGTAGCAAGGCTTTGGGCTGTTTTAGGCGCTGGCCCCAGGATGCAGTGGGGGGCGACAGATGGGTGTGCTGTGTCTGGGAGCTTTGCGCCCTGGCCTGGTTGGCAGAGGCAGCGCTGGAGTTCGGCTGGGCCTGGGAGTCTTCCTCCTCTTCGGCCTGCTGTGCTGCTCGCCTGGTGCTCACATGCTGCTGTGGTAGTTGTGTGCTCGCGTGCTGCTCGCGTGCCGCTcgcttgctgctgtgctgctcgTGCTCCTCGCGCGCTGCAAAGGGGCTGTGGCAGCagtggctgggagctggggagcagagtgAGGGCACGCGGAGTGCAGGGcgtgcagcccccagccccagcagccttgGCCGGGGCCGGTACCTTGGCTCTGCTAAACCACAGACCCTGTACTCAACCGGCAGAGAGAGCAAGGCTCACCTGCCCTAGGGGGAACGAAGCTGTGCATGGGGCCAGCCCCATCTGCCTGTCCCAGTTCCCACCAGTTGCTGGTGGCCAGGATGTCTGCTGTCACACCATCGTCTGAGCAATGCCGCCCACTTCCTACAGCACATCATCTGGTATAAACCAGCACATGGAGAAAATAACGGCCTGGCAGCTGAAAGAGGCAGGTCTGACCCCTTCCCAAACCATCTCCCAAATCCTACAACTTCAGCGGCCGAGGAAGCCCGCAGGGCGTATACCAGCATCCTCCTGGTAGCCAGGCAATCGCACTCGCCTAGCAGACGTGGGCACCATGACAGCACAGGAGATAAGCAAACCAGAGCTTAAACAACTCGGCCAGCATCTCACTCAGAGGCACAGCAGCTGGTCCCACCCCACGAGCGTCCCTACTCACTGGCAGCAGTTACAAAAGAGCCcaagatggggatggagatggctTTGAAGGCACACACAAAGGCACGAGTCCGAGGATCGGAGTCACTAAAGCCTGGCTTATTTAGCCCTATCCTTCCACACAGTAAAATGGGCTCTTCCTAAGAAGACACAGAGAAAGGTTAACTGTAAGAAACTTCCATCCTTGCTCCAAAACTGGCCTGAGGTCCCTAGAGGTACCTGCAGATAGATTGGGTGCGATTATCATGAGCCCCTGCTTCCAACCACCCCATTAAGAACCTGGGCCACCCTGGCGCCCTGGAGGCCACTCTGCCCGGCCCCATGCTAGAGCCCCGCTCCTGGGGTATCTACGCCTGCAGCTCACTCAGGCAGGCAGTTGCCTGGGGAAGCTGGTTCTTCGGGGGCTTTGCTTACCTTTATGGCTCCTGGTGGAGCCAAGGAGAAGTGATATGAAAGTACCACTTGAGCTGGAAAGGTCTGCAACAGTGGACTGGACTGTAGTCCAGAAGGGAAACCTGGTCTGCTCCTCCTTATCCAACCATGCTGCAAGTGAGGAGGATGAGGCCAGCGTTTAGCTAGGACTGCTCCATAAAACTCAGCCTTTCATTCAGCTGCCCCCCCGCCCTTGCCTCTCAGGCCTCTCTCCAGCAATGAGTCATTGCTGCCAGGTCCTGCAAACTCAACCCAGATACTTGCCAAAGCCTTCAGCAAGCACCATGCGCTCATCTGTTTTGGAGTCACCACCTCTGCTGGCTTAGGAAAATGCTTCTCTGGAAGCCCTCGCAGACCAAAAGGCAAGAGATGTATTCCAGCACTTAATCAGCATCTTTAAGGACTTGTAAGCAATTTTGTCAGTTGACTCAGCTGTGATGTCTCCAGAGCCCCAACCCCTCTGGTACAGGGTGTGGGGTGCTTGAAAGATGTGGGAGAGTAAAGCTTATACATCAGTCCTGAGGCATCTGGACCTGACCAGACCAAACCAGACTAGACCTCCTCAGCTATTCTGTCATTTAAGTACAGGTTCAAAGGTGGCACTCCTCCATCACGGGAGATGCAGCCTCAACAGATAATCAGTACGATGCTGCCTGAAGCCTTCTCAGAGGTGGTGTTCACACTTGCCCGAGATCCACTGCACAGCAC contains:
- the LOC128152838 gene encoding uncharacterized protein LOC128152838 isoform X5 produces the protein MEQREGRQGPGGEERAADVALANNLSGKRVASVSSAASDMKKDIESLIAQEKAEIVAKYEKGRQEGAQIDPWEDADFTLYKVTDRFGFLHEQELPTRTALEEKQKQQEIERVDKWLKMLKKWGKYRNSDKMCRRVYKGIPLQVRGQVWSLLLDVEKMKKENEGKYEDKEQMTTGIYTTKWFLQCFIDRTPFTLTLRLWDIYILEGERVLTAMAYTILKLHKKRLLKMMLEDLREFLQEKIAASLQYEDDAVIEQLQMSMTELRKMKFDLPPPAKPEEFPRKPLGLELSLNLVAMKGNVAANGQNGQVGEHPPDREPHPHRGPGVPGGMMVAEARTPTLQRSEAAEATDVHLHPPGGGPPGEESQVEPTGNGQPPSLLKASETQARHHLLPTALPPEQPLLAPSRTTVDHESVSLPTLANHGSLDSSLQNMLSPPDSSTMELSATDHSVWQSNPAAVLAGEQASCLCKEKALEAPPYPQAGGWQQLSGTSQHNGSPESKCREETAEKRCRAALPDQTDLKRLASKAASTGELTSLQQNGPGNATSTVHWPEGLGILPTHGLAGGSVPILSGSESEAAGLGKGCPFQRVPSPTAERNSPYTVIKTTTPLHLAHATEQDFSNRKQVALPLPETGRPLPATSMPPPLALDPEEVDAQKSLQKPLNTLKAPRPPLSPKPKLLPQVAKSHSENSFLSGSPALAKLPKSVTF
- the LOC128152838 gene encoding uncharacterized protein LOC128152838 isoform X6 produces the protein MCRRVYKGIPLQVRGQVWSLLLDVEKMKKENEGKYEQMKEQAKSFSSEIKQIDLDVNRTFRNHIMFRDRYGVKQQALFHVLSAYSVYNTEVSYCQGMSQIAAILLMYLNEEDAFWALAQLLTNQRHAMHGFFIPGFPKLQRFQAHHEQILSKLFPKLKKHMDKEQMTTGIYTTKWFLQCFIDRTPFTLTLRLWDIYILEGERVLTAMAYTILKLHKKRLLKMMLEDLREFLQEKIAASLQYEDDAVIEQLQMSMTELRKMKFDLPPPAKPEEFPRKPLGLELSLNLVAMKGNVAANGQNGQVGEHPPDREPHPHRGPGVPGGMMVAEARTPTLQRSEAAEATDVHLHPPGGGPPGEESQVEPTGNGQPPSLLKASETQARHHLLPTALPPEQPLLAPSRTTVDHESVSLPTLANHGSLDSSLQNMLSPPDSSTMELSATDHSVWQSNPAAVLAGEQASCLCKEKALEAPPYPQAGGWQQLSGTSQHNGSPESKCREETAEKRCRAALPDQTDLKRLASKAASTGELTSLQQNGPGNATSTVHWPEGLGILPTHGLAGGSVPILSGSESEAAGLGKGCPFQRVPSPTAERNSPYTVIKTTTPLHLAHATEQDFSNRKQVALPLPETGRPLPATSMPPPLALDPEEVDAQKSLQKPLNTLKAPRPPLSPKPKLLPQVAKSHSENSFLSGSPALAKLPKSVTF
- the LOC128152838 gene encoding USP6 N-terminal-like protein isoform X4; amino-acid sequence: MLKKWGKYRNSDKMCRRVYKGIPLQVRGQVWSLLLDVEKMKKENEGKYEQMKEQAKSFSSEIKQIDLDVNRTFRNHIMFRDRYGVKQQALFHVLSAYSVYNTEVSYCQGMSQIAAILLMYLNEEDAFWALAQLLTNQRHAMHGFFIPGFPKLQRFQAHHEQILSKLFPKLKKHMDKEQMTTGIYTTKWFLQCFIDRTPFTLTLRLWDIYILEGERVLTAMAYTILKLHKKRLLKMMLEDLREFLQEKIAASLQYEDDAVIEQLQMSMTELRKMKFDLPPPAKPEEFPRKPLGLELSLNLVAMKGNVAANGQNGQVGEHPPDREPHPHRGPGVPGGMMVAEARTPTLQRSEAAEATDVHLHPPGGGPPGEESQVEPTGNGQPPSLLKASETQARHHLLPTALPPEQPLLAPSRTTVDHESVSLPTLANHGSLDSSLQNMLSPPDSSTMELSATDHSVWQSNPAAVLAGEQASCLCKEKALEAPPYPQAGGWQQLSGTSQHNGSPESKCREETAEKRCRAALPDQTDLKRLASKAASTGELTSLQQNGPGNATSTVHWPEGLGILPTHGLAGGSVPILSGSESEAAGLGKGCPFQRVPSPTAERNSPYTVIKTTTPLHLAHATEQDFSNRKQVALPLPETGRPLPATSMPPPLALDPEEVDAQKSLQKPLNTLKAPRPPLSPKPKLLPQVAKSHSENSFLSGSPALAKLPKSVTF
- the LOC128152838 gene encoding USP6 N-terminal-like protein isoform X2, which gives rise to MLSRGAGGCDDSAWASDMKKDIESLIAQEKAEIVAKYEKGRQEGAQIDPWEDADFTLYKVTDRFGFLHEQELPTRTALEEKQKQQEIERVDKWLKMLKKWGKYRNSDKMCRRVYKGIPLQVRGQVWSLLLDVEKMKKENEGKYEQMKEQAKSFSSEIKQIDLDVNRTFRNHIMFRDRYGVKQQALFHVLSAYSVYNTEVSYCQGMSQIAAILLMYLNEEDAFWALAQLLTNQRHAMHGFFIPGFPKLQRFQAHHEQILSKLFPKLKKHMDKEQMTTGIYTTKWFLQCFIDRTPFTLTLRLWDIYILEGERVLTAMAYTILKLHKKRLLKMMLEDLREFLQEKIAASLQYEDDAVIEQLQMSMTELRKMKFDLPPPAKPEEFPRKPLGLELSLNLVAMKGNVAANGQNGQVGEHPPDREPHPHRGPGVPGGMMVAEARTPTLQRSEAAEATDVHLHPPGGGPPGEESQVEPTGNGQPPSLLKASETQARHHLLPTALPPEQPLLAPSRTTVDHESVSLPTLANHGSLDSSLQNMLSPPDSSTMELSATDHSVWQSNPAAVLAGEQASCLCKEKALEAPPYPQAGGWQQLSGTSQHNGSPESKCREETAEKRCRAALPDQTDLKRLASKAASTGELTSLQQNGPGNATSTVHWPEGLGILPTHGLAGGSVPILSGSESEAAGLGKGCPFQRVPSPTAERNSPYTVIKTTTPLHLAHATEQDFSNRKQVALPLPETGRPLPATSMPPPLALDPEEVDAQKSLQKPLNTLKAPRPPLSPKPKLLPQVAKSHSENSFLSGSPALAKLPKSVTF
- the LOC128152838 gene encoding USP6 N-terminal-like protein isoform X1, producing the protein MEQREGRQGPGGEERAADVALANNLSGKRVASVSSAASDMKKDIESLIAQEKAEIVAKYEKGRQEGAQIDPWEDADFTLYKVTDRFGFLHEQELPTRTALEEKQKQQEIERVDKWLKMLKKWGKYRNSDKMCRRVYKGIPLQVRGQVWSLLLDVEKMKKENEGKYEQMKEQAKSFSSEIKQIDLDVNRTFRNHIMFRDRYGVKQQALFHVLSAYSVYNTEVSYCQGMSQIAAILLMYLNEEDAFWALAQLLTNQRHAMHGFFIPGFPKLQRFQAHHEQILSKLFPKLKKHMDKEQMTTGIYTTKWFLQCFIDRTPFTLTLRLWDIYILEGERVLTAMAYTILKLHKKRLLKMMLEDLREFLQEKIAASLQYEDDAVIEQLQMSMTELRKMKFDLPPPAKPEEFPRKPLGLELSLNLVAMKGNVAANGQNGQVGEHPPDREPHPHRGPGVPGGMMVAEARTPTLQRSEAAEATDVHLHPPGGGPPGEESQVEPTGNGQPPSLLKASETQARHHLLPTALPPEQPLLAPSRTTVDHESVSLPTLANHGSLDSSLQNMLSPPDSSTMELSATDHSVWQSNPAAVLAGEQASCLCKEKALEAPPYPQAGGWQQLSGTSQHNGSPESKCREETAEKRCRAALPDQTDLKRLASKAASTGELTSLQQNGPGNATSTVHWPEGLGILPTHGLAGGSVPILSGSESEAAGLGKGCPFQRVPSPTAERNSPYTVIKTTTPLHLAHATEQDFSNRKQVALPLPETGRPLPATSMPPPLALDPEEVDAQKSLQKPLNTLKAPRPPLSPKPKLLPQVAKSHSENSFLSGSPALAKLPKSVTF
- the LOC128152838 gene encoding USP6 N-terminal-like protein isoform X3, which encodes MKKDIESLIAQEKAEIVAKYEKGRQEGAQIDPWEDADFTLYKVTDRFGFLHEQELPTRTALEEKQKQQEIERVDKWLKMLKKWGKYRNSDKMCRRVYKGIPLQVRGQVWSLLLDVEKMKKENEGKYEQMKEQAKSFSSEIKQIDLDVNRTFRNHIMFRDRYGVKQQALFHVLSAYSVYNTEVSYCQGMSQIAAILLMYLNEEDAFWALAQLLTNQRHAMHGFFIPGFPKLQRFQAHHEQILSKLFPKLKKHMDKEQMTTGIYTTKWFLQCFIDRTPFTLTLRLWDIYILEGERVLTAMAYTILKLHKKRLLKMMLEDLREFLQEKIAASLQYEDDAVIEQLQMSMTELRKMKFDLPPPAKPEEFPRKPLGLELSLNLVAMKGNVAANGQNGQVGEHPPDREPHPHRGPGVPGGMMVAEARTPTLQRSEAAEATDVHLHPPGGGPPGEESQVEPTGNGQPPSLLKASETQARHHLLPTALPPEQPLLAPSRTTVDHESVSLPTLANHGSLDSSLQNMLSPPDSSTMELSATDHSVWQSNPAAVLAGEQASCLCKEKALEAPPYPQAGGWQQLSGTSQHNGSPESKCREETAEKRCRAALPDQTDLKRLASKAASTGELTSLQQNGPGNATSTVHWPEGLGILPTHGLAGGSVPILSGSESEAAGLGKGCPFQRVPSPTAERNSPYTVIKTTTPLHLAHATEQDFSNRKQVALPLPETGRPLPATSMPPPLALDPEEVDAQKSLQKPLNTLKAPRPPLSPKPKLLPQVAKSHSENSFLSGSPALAKLPKSVTF